Within the Natranaeroarchaeum sulfidigenes genome, the region TCGAGTCAGTGGCTCGCGAACTTCAGCCGGACGACACCGAACGGGAAGCGGCAGCGGCCCTGCGGGTCGCGCTGTCGGCCCGCGGGATAGAGGCCCCTGTTGCGCTCGTCGGCGGTAGCGAGCGCGCCCAGCAGTACCGCCACTACACGCCCCAGCCGGTCGAACTGGGCGAGTACGCGCTGCTGTCGGTGACCGCAGAGAAAGCAGGGCTTCACGCTTCGTGTACCCGGGCGGTCGCCTTCGATCCACCGGAGTGGCTCGAGGAGCGCCACGATGCCGCGATGACGGTCGAAACAACTGCGCTCGCGGCGACGCAGGCGGCCGGTAACCGCGCGGAGGAAGGAACTGCGGGCGATGTTTTCGCCGCGATACAGGACGCCTATGCTGCCATGGGACACGAGGGGGAGTGGCGTGAACACCACCAGGGTGGAGCAGCGGGCTTTGCAGGTCGGGAATGGATCGCAACGCCGAACAACGATGCGCCGGTACACACGCCGATGGCGTATGCCTGGAACCCGACCGTGCAGGGCGCAAAGAGCGAGGATACCGTACTCGTCACCGGCGATGGTTTCGAGGTGCTGACTGATACCGGCCGGTGGCCGACGATCGAGGTCGATGCACACGGCTATGGCGTGACCCTCGAACGTCCGGCGATCCTCAATAGCAACGAAGAATAATCACATAACAAAATATGGTCATACGACGTCTCTTATTGCGTTTTTCGACAGCTGTCGATTGAACCGTTCGATCAATTTTTTACGCTTCGGTGTGAGGGTACACATCTCATGGGAATGGACGAAGACTCACTGGAGTATCACGAGGAGGACCCACCGGGGAAGATCGAGATATCGACGACGAAGCCGACGAACACTCAGCGCGATCTGAGTCTGGCGTACTCCCCCGGCGTGGCGGCACCCTGCCGGAAGATCCGCGACAGTGCAGAGGACGCATACAAATATACGGCCAAAGGAAATCTGGTCGGCGTGATCTCGAACGGTTCTGCCGTGCTCGGACTGGGCGACATCGGTCCGGCGGCGTCGAAACCCGTCATGGAGGGCAAAGGTGTGCTGTTCAAGCGGTTCGCCGATATCGACGTGTTCGACGTCGAGCTCGACCATTCGGATCCCGAGAGTTTTGTCGAGACGGTCGTCGCGATGGAGCCGACCTTCGGCGGTATCAACCTCGAAGATATCGCTGCGCCGGACTGTTTCGAGATCGAACGGCAGTTGAGCGAGCGGATGGACGTTCCCGTGTTTCACGACGACCAGCACGGGACGGCGATCATCAGTGGTGCTGCCCTGTTGAACGCCTGCAGAGTCGCCGACAAGGATGTCGGAGAGCTGAAAGTGGTCTTTTCAGGAGCCGGTGCGAGCGCGATCTCCACCGCCCGGTTTTACGTTTCACTAGGCGTCAAACGCGAGAACATTCTGATGTGTGACTCCTCGGGGATCATCACCGAGGACCGTGTGGATGACGGCGAGATCAACGAGTACAAACAGGAGTTCGCCCGCGATGTCCCCGATGGGGATCTCGCCGACGCTCTGGTGGAAGCCGACGTGTTCGTCGGCCTGTCGGTTGGCGGGATCGTCAGCCAGGAGATGTTGCGCTCGATGGCCGCCGACCCGATCGTCTTCGCGATGGCGAACCCCGATCCGGAAATCAGTTACGAGGACGCCAAAGCGGCCCGCGATGACTCGGTCATCATGGCGACCGGTCGCTCCGATTACCCCAATCAGGTCAACAACGTGCTCGGTTTCCCGTTCCTGTTCCGTGGTGCCCTCGACGTCCGTGCAAGCGAGATCAACGAGGAAATGAAAGTCGCGGCCTCCGAAGCGCTGGCCGAGCTCGCGCGTCAGGATGTCCCGGACGCGGTCGTCAAGGCCTATGGCGATGAGCCGATCCAGTTCGGGCCGGACTACATCATCCCGAAGCCGCTTGACCCGCGGGTGCTGTTCGAGGTCGCCCCCGCCGTCGCACAGGCGGCGATGGACAGCGGTGCGGCGCGTACCGACATCGACATTCCACAGTACGTCGAGCAACTGGAAGCCCGCCTCGGCAAGTCCCGTGAGATGATGCGGGTCGTCCTCAACAAGGCAAAGAGCAACCCACAGCGCGTCGCGCTGGCCGAGGGGGGCGACGAGAAGATAATCCGTGCGTCCTACCAGCTACAGGAACAGCAGATCGCCGAACCGGTGTTGATCGGCAACCGCGATCAGATCGAGCGGACGGCGCTCGAGCTCGGTCTGGAGTTCGACCCCGAGATCGTCGATCCCGAAACAGACGACTACGAGGAGTACGTCGACCGGCTCTACGAACTCCGCCAGCGCAAAGGCGTCACCAGAAGCGAAGCCGAAGATATGATCCGGGACAGCAACTACTTCGCGTCGGTGATGGTCGAGTCCGGCGACGCGGACGCAATGCTGTCTGGGCTGACCCACCACTACCCCTCCGCGCTCCGCCCGCCGCTCCAGATCGTCGGCACCGCAGAGGACGCGGAGTACGCCGCGGGCGTCTACATGCTGACGTTCAAGAACCGGGTCATCTTCATCGCCGACGCGACGGTTAATCAGAACCCCGACGAGGACGTGCTGGCCGAGGTGACCGAACACACTGCCG harbors:
- a CDS encoding NADP-dependent malic enzyme, giving the protein MGMDEDSLEYHEEDPPGKIEISTTKPTNTQRDLSLAYSPGVAAPCRKIRDSAEDAYKYTAKGNLVGVISNGSAVLGLGDIGPAASKPVMEGKGVLFKRFADIDVFDVELDHSDPESFVETVVAMEPTFGGINLEDIAAPDCFEIERQLSERMDVPVFHDDQHGTAIISGAALLNACRVADKDVGELKVVFSGAGASAISTARFYVSLGVKRENILMCDSSGIITEDRVDDGEINEYKQEFARDVPDGDLADALVEADVFVGLSVGGIVSQEMLRSMAADPIVFAMANPDPEISYEDAKAARDDSVIMATGRSDYPNQVNNVLGFPFLFRGALDVRASEINEEMKVAASEALAELARQDVPDAVVKAYGDEPIQFGPDYIIPKPLDPRVLFEVAPAVAQAAMDSGAARTDIDIPQYVEQLEARLGKSREMMRVVLNKAKSNPQRVALAEGGDEKIIRASYQLQEQQIAEPVLIGNRDQIERTALELGLEFDPEIVDPETDDYEEYVDRLYELRQRKGVTRSEAEDMIRDSNYFASVMVESGDADAMLSGLTHHYPSALRPPLQIVGTAEDAEYAAGVYMLTFKNRVIFIADATVNQNPDEDVLAEVTEHTAELARSFNIEPRAALLSYSNFGSVDNEGPNRSREAARRLQEDPAIDFPVDGEMQADTAVVEEMLHGTYEFSELDEPANVLVFPNLEAGNISYKLLQRLGGAEAIGPMLVGMDKPVHVLQRDDEVKDIVNLAGVAVVDAQNE
- a CDS encoding M24 family metallopeptidase; translation: MREDRLDAYLESNDLDSVWFARPNSFAWLTGGNNVVDRAGDIGVAAAGYNGEDLVVVTDDIEAERLREEELAEDVTVIEFEWHTGSLAEAVAAEADGSAAADFEVPGFSSVDARELRQPLTESDIDAYRNLGRETAAAIESVARELQPDDTEREAAAALRVALSARGIEAPVALVGGSERAQQYRHYTPQPVELGEYALLSVTAEKAGLHASCTRAVAFDPPEWLEERHDAAMTVETTALAATQAAGNRAEEGTAGDVFAAIQDAYAAMGHEGEWREHHQGGAAGFAGREWIATPNNDAPVHTPMAYAWNPTVQGAKSEDTVLVTGDGFEVLTDTGRWPTIEVDAHGYGVTLERPAILNSNEE